A section of the Halopiger aswanensis genome encodes:
- a CDS encoding HIT family protein yields the protein MDEECPFCRVIEGEKDAHVVYEDARTIAFFDENPACVGHTLVVPTAHRPDLLIADAETNAAVFETVRKVSTAMEATLEPDGFSVFYSTGPIVGRVEHAHVHLLPRYEDDDISLSLRRTALEDETARELTDRIREEL from the coding sequence ATGGACGAGGAGTGTCCGTTCTGTCGAGTTATCGAGGGCGAGAAGGACGCCCACGTCGTCTACGAGGACGCGCGGACGATCGCGTTTTTCGACGAGAACCCGGCCTGCGTCGGCCATACGCTCGTCGTGCCGACGGCCCACCGGCCCGACCTGCTCATCGCCGACGCCGAAACCAACGCCGCCGTCTTCGAGACCGTCCGCAAGGTCTCGACCGCGATGGAGGCGACGCTCGAGCCCGACGGGTTCAGCGTCTTCTACTCCACGGGGCCGATCGTCGGCCGCGTCGAGCACGCGCACGTCCACCTCCTGCCCCGGTACGAGGACGACGACATCTCGCTCAGTCTGCGCCGAACCGCCCTCGAGGACGAGACGGCTCGGGAACTGACGGATCGGATCCGCGAGGAACTGTAG
- a CDS encoding PHP domain-containing protein: protein MRDFHIHSNYSDGDFLGGMVRAAEAAGLEGVGFADHCNVAPRDHVERMRGLYGFNLDLTYERRREAIEGLRERRSIEIYDAVEMDYDPRDEDAIDVFLAEAGFDYAIGSVHEVDGKNVQVSSHFTDLSDEACDAVVDEYFDRLVSLIESELFDVAAHIDLIERTRPLRGRATTDHYRRVARALADSRTIPEINAGRALTDEEIVHPDEEFLEILREHDVAVTIGTDSHAPDEVGDRAEFLENFFAREGLEPATPPALE, encoded by the coding sequence ATGCGGGATTTTCATATCCACTCGAACTACTCCGACGGGGACTTCCTCGGCGGGATGGTTCGCGCCGCCGAAGCCGCCGGCCTCGAGGGCGTCGGCTTCGCGGACCACTGCAACGTCGCGCCGCGGGACCACGTAGAGCGGATGCGCGGGCTCTACGGGTTCAATCTCGATCTGACCTACGAGCGACGGCGGGAGGCGATCGAGGGGCTGCGCGAGCGGCGTTCGATCGAGATCTACGACGCGGTCGAGATGGACTACGATCCCCGCGACGAGGACGCGATCGACGTGTTCCTCGCGGAAGCGGGCTTCGACTACGCGATCGGGAGCGTCCACGAGGTCGACGGAAAGAACGTCCAGGTCTCGTCGCACTTCACCGATCTCTCGGACGAAGCGTGCGACGCCGTCGTCGACGAGTACTTCGATCGGCTCGTCTCACTGATCGAGTCAGAGCTGTTCGACGTCGCCGCCCACATCGATCTCATCGAGCGCACGCGGCCGCTGCGCGGACGGGCGACGACCGACCACTACCGCCGCGTCGCCCGCGCGCTCGCCGACTCGCGGACGATCCCGGAGATCAACGCCGGCCGCGCGCTGACCGACGAAGAAATCGTCCACCCCGACGAGGAGTTCCTCGAGATCCTGCGCGAGCACGACGTCGCCGTCACGATCGGCACCGACTCCCACGCACCTGACGAGGTCGGCGACCGCGCCGAGTTCCTCGAGAACTTCTTCGCGCGTGAGGGACTCGAACCGGCGACGCCGCCCGCGCTTGAGTAG
- the aroC gene encoding chorismate synthase, with protein MNGNSFGRLFQVTTFGESHGEAMGCTVSGCPAGLELSEEDIQADLDRRKPGQSMITTSRGEPDDVSIKSGIQDGYTTGTPIGLVIQNKDARSEKYEPFITAPRPSHGDFTYSAKFGTRNWGGGGRSSARETVNWVAAGAIAKKLLEREGIELKAHVNQIGDIEAPEVSFEQIKEHSEENDVRCAHPETAEKMQERIEEYQEEGDSIGGSIYFEARGVPVGLGAPRFDSLSARLGQAMMAVPATTAFEFGLGREAREWTGKERNDDWEFDDEGNPTPVENDHGGIQGGISSGEPIYGEVTLHAPTSIPKPQQTADWETGELKEEQVIGRHDPVLPPRGVPVVEAMLALTLVDFMLLSGRINPDRVDDQPGEYDTDYHPSNPRNE; from the coding sequence ATGAACGGCAACTCGTTCGGTCGCCTCTTTCAGGTGACCACGTTCGGCGAGAGCCACGGGGAGGCGATGGGCTGTACCGTCTCGGGCTGCCCCGCCGGCCTCGAGCTCTCCGAGGAGGACATTCAGGCAGATCTCGATCGCCGGAAGCCGGGCCAGTCGATGATCACGACCTCTCGGGGGGAACCCGACGACGTCTCGATCAAGTCGGGGATCCAGGACGGCTACACCACGGGCACGCCGATCGGGCTGGTCATCCAGAACAAGGACGCCCGCTCGGAGAAGTACGAGCCCTTCATCACCGCGCCCCGACCGAGCCACGGCGACTTCACCTACTCGGCGAAGTTCGGCACGCGCAACTGGGGCGGCGGCGGCCGCTCGTCGGCCCGCGAGACCGTCAACTGGGTCGCGGCCGGCGCGATCGCGAAGAAACTGCTCGAGCGCGAGGGGATCGAACTCAAGGCTCACGTCAACCAGATCGGCGACATCGAGGCGCCCGAGGTGAGCTTCGAGCAGATCAAAGAGCACAGCGAGGAGAACGACGTCCGCTGCGCTCACCCCGAAACCGCCGAGAAGATGCAGGAGCGAATCGAGGAGTATCAGGAGGAGGGCGACTCCATCGGCGGCTCGATCTACTTCGAGGCCCGTGGCGTCCCCGTCGGCCTCGGCGCGCCGCGGTTCGACTCGCTGTCGGCGCGACTCGGGCAGGCGATGATGGCCGTTCCGGCTACCACGGCCTTCGAGTTCGGCCTCGGCCGCGAGGCCCGCGAGTGGACCGGCAAGGAGCGCAACGACGACTGGGAGTTCGACGACGAGGGCAACCCGACGCCCGTCGAGAACGACCACGGCGGCATCCAGGGCGGCATCTCGAGCGGCGAGCCGATCTACGGCGAGGTGACGCTGCACGCGCCGACCTCGATCCCCAAGCCCCAGCAGACGGCCGACTGGGAGACCGGCGAACTCAAGGAGGAGCAGGTCATCGGCCGCCACGACCCGGTGCTGCCGCCCCGCGGCGTGCCGGTCGTCGAGGCGATGCTCGCCCTGACGCTCGTGGACTTCATGCTGCTGTCGGGCCGGATCAACCCCGACCGCGTCGACGACCAGCCCGGCGAGTACGATACGGACTACCACCCGAGTAACCCGCGAAACGAGTAG
- a CDS encoding alkaline phosphatase family protein: MLRADLEDQLRDRYERDGYLYPGYDSFCFANVPHTVASILGAETGRTLPDEALRGVETDVENVLVVLLDGLGLNRWRSERTDVPLLERLTERGTVTPLTSVYPSETAAAMTTYHTGALPADHGVIGWNVHEPTVGTSFLALPFVDKAGNPPAGLEPDDVADADPWVAALESEVDVRYVTGYPEHEAHATNHEYDALENLGETLEDALAAAASPSYTFAYVPHVDVAAHQHGTTSEQYRETLAQACAQLEDALAAVDLETAEETLVLVTADHGHVDTDLDRNVDLTAFDVLEESLERGPDGEPIRYAGSPRNVHLHLREGTVERVREELSSRLDARIFRRETVLEEGLFGDCEPSATFERRLGDLVVSHRELGVWYGGDYEPDELELVGMHGGLNPDEMLVPLAACRLSALRSSA, from the coding sequence ATGCTCCGGGCCGACCTCGAGGACCAGCTCCGCGACCGGTACGAGCGCGACGGCTACCTCTATCCGGGGTACGACTCGTTTTGCTTCGCGAACGTCCCCCACACCGTCGCGTCGATTCTGGGCGCGGAGACAGGACGGACGCTCCCCGACGAAGCGCTTCGGGGCGTCGAGACGGACGTCGAGAACGTCCTCGTCGTCCTGCTCGACGGCCTCGGACTCAACCGCTGGCGGAGCGAGCGGACCGACGTGCCGCTGCTCGAGCGCCTCACGGAACGCGGCACCGTCACGCCGCTGACCTCGGTCTACCCCTCCGAGACCGCGGCGGCGATGACGACCTACCACACCGGCGCACTGCCCGCCGACCACGGCGTGATCGGCTGGAACGTCCACGAGCCGACCGTCGGCACCTCGTTCCTGGCGCTCCCGTTCGTCGACAAGGCGGGTAATCCGCCCGCCGGCCTCGAGCCCGACGATGTCGCCGACGCCGACCCGTGGGTCGCGGCCCTCGAGAGCGAGGTCGACGTCCGCTACGTCACGGGCTACCCGGAACACGAGGCGCACGCGACGAACCACGAGTACGACGCGCTCGAGAATCTCGGCGAGACGCTCGAGGACGCCCTCGCGGCCGCCGCGTCGCCGTCGTACACGTTCGCGTACGTTCCCCACGTCGACGTCGCCGCCCACCAGCACGGGACGACGTCCGAGCAGTACCGCGAAACGCTCGCGCAAGCGTGTGCGCAACTCGAGGACGCGCTGGCAGCCGTCGACCTCGAGACGGCCGAGGAGACGCTGGTGCTCGTCACGGCCGACCACGGCCACGTCGACACCGACCTCGACCGGAACGTCGATCTGACCGCGTTCGACGTCCTCGAGGAGAGCCTCGAGCGCGGCCCGGACGGCGAGCCGATCCGCTACGCGGGGAGTCCGCGCAACGTTCACCTCCATCTACGGGAGGGAACCGTCGAGCGCGTGCGTGAAGAACTGAGTTCTCGGCTCGACGCCCGTATCTTCCGGCGCGAGACCGTCCTCGAGGAGGGGCTGTTCGGCGACTGCGAGCCGTCCGCGACGTTCGAGCGGCGGCTGGGCGACCTCGTCGTTTCCCACCGCGAGTTGGGCGTCTGGTACGGCGGCGACTACGAACCCGACGAACTCGAGTTGGTCGGGATGCACGGGGGGCTCAACCCCGATGAGATGCTCGTGCCGCTGGCGGCGTGTCGGCTGTCGGCGTTGCGGTCCTCGGCGTGA
- a CDS encoding 2-oxoacid:acceptor oxidoreductase subunit alpha has protein sequence MSDDELIWRIAGGSGDGIDSTSQNFAKALMRSGLDVFTHRHYPSRIRGGHTYVEIRAADREVQSRGDGYNFLLALGDSFARNPQEEAFYGNEELKPLSENLDDLREGGVIVYDEGLISDEDVEELNLEERAEENGWHVYPIDLRGLAKEHGREVMRNTAGVGITAALLEMDLEHIEDLMEDAMGGDILESNLEILHEAYEMGQDLEFEHDLRIPEGEHESEQALLSGSNAIAYGAIDAGCRFIAGYPMTPWTDVFTILSQNFPDMGGISEQVEDEIAAAALAVGASHAGVKAMSGSSGGGFALMSEPLGLAEMTETPLVLVEAMRAGPSTGMPTKPEQGDLEHVLYTSQGDSQRVVFAPGNIEEAYEQTRLAFDIAWDYQIPVMLIYDQKLSGENTNVDVEFFDREPSPDLGSTLTEEELKEAAHDNSGKFKRFDYENAEDGVAPRSLPGQKGGRYLATGNEHSPVGHISEDPDNRVYQMDRRLEKLEAIREELNEERESTQTYFGDEDAEYGIITWGSSQGAVEEAVERLNNSGYSVKGLSVSDMMPFPEQEVTEFLESVDEAMVVEMNATAQFRGLLQKELGRFGEKLTSLLKYNGNPFEPAEIVEGYEVNIAEEDREPTAQVRIEPAAGD, from the coding sequence ATGAGCGACGACGAACTCATCTGGCGAATCGCAGGCGGTTCCGGCGACGGGATCGACTCGACGAGCCAGAACTTCGCGAAGGCGCTGATGCGCTCGGGGCTCGACGTATTTACGCACCGTCACTATCCGTCGCGGATCCGTGGCGGCCACACCTACGTCGAAATCCGGGCCGCAGACCGAGAGGTACAGTCACGAGGGGACGGCTACAACTTCCTGCTCGCACTGGGTGACTCGTTCGCCCGGAACCCGCAGGAAGAGGCCTTCTACGGCAACGAGGAGCTCAAGCCGCTCTCGGAGAACCTGGACGACCTCCGCGAGGGTGGCGTCATCGTCTACGACGAGGGCCTCATCAGCGACGAGGACGTCGAGGAACTCAACCTCGAGGAGCGTGCCGAGGAGAACGGCTGGCACGTCTACCCGATCGACCTCCGCGGACTCGCCAAGGAGCACGGCCGCGAGGTCATGCGGAACACGGCTGGCGTCGGGATCACCGCCGCCTTGCTCGAGATGGATCTCGAGCACATCGAGGACCTGATGGAGGACGCCATGGGCGGCGACATCCTCGAGTCCAACCTCGAGATCCTCCACGAAGCCTACGAGATGGGGCAGGACCTCGAGTTCGAGCACGACCTGCGCATCCCCGAGGGCGAACACGAGAGCGAGCAGGCGCTGCTCTCGGGATCGAACGCGATCGCCTACGGTGCCATCGACGCCGGCTGTCGGTTCATCGCCGGCTACCCGATGACGCCGTGGACGGACGTGTTCACCATCCTCAGCCAGAACTTCCCCGACATGGGCGGGATCTCCGAACAGGTCGAGGACGAGATCGCCGCGGCGGCGCTCGCCGTGGGTGCGAGCCACGCCGGCGTCAAGGCCATGTCCGGCTCCTCCGGCGGCGGGTTCGCCCTGATGAGCGAACCGCTCGGTCTCGCCGAGATGACCGAGACGCCGCTGGTGCTGGTCGAAGCGATGCGCGCCGGTCCCTCGACCGGGATGCCGACCAAGCCCGAGCAGGGCGACCTGGAACACGTCCTGTACACGAGCCAGGGCGACTCCCAGCGCGTCGTCTTCGCGCCGGGCAACATCGAGGAAGCCTACGAGCAGACCCGGCTGGCGTTCGACATCGCGTGGGACTACCAGATTCCGGTCATGCTCATCTACGACCAGAAGCTCTCCGGCGAGAACACCAACGTCGACGTCGAGTTCTTCGACCGCGAACCCTCGCCGGATCTGGGTTCGACGCTGACCGAGGAAGAACTGAAGGAGGCCGCACACGACAACTCCGGGAAGTTCAAGCGCTTCGACTACGAGAACGCCGAGGACGGCGTCGCGCCGCGCTCCCTGCCCGGCCAGAAGGGCGGCCGTTACCTCGCCACGGGTAACGAACACAGCCCCGTCGGTCACATCAGCGAGGACCCGGACAACCGCGTCTACCAGATGGACCGCCGCCTCGAGAAGCTCGAGGCGATCCGCGAGGAACTCAACGAGGAACGCGAGTCCACCCAAACCTACTTCGGCGACGAGGACGCCGAGTACGGCATCATCACCTGGGGTTCCTCCCAGGGTGCCGTCGAGGAAGCCGTCGAACGCCTGAACAACAGCGGCTACTCCGTCAAGGGCCTGAGCGTCTCCGACATGATGCCGTTCCCGGAGCAGGAAGTAACCGAATTCCTCGAGAGCGTCGACGAGGCGATGGTCGTCGAGATGAACGCGACCGCGCAGTTCCGCGGGCTCCTCCAGAAGGAGCTCGGTCGCTTCGGCGAGAAGCTCACCAGCCTGCTCAAGTACAACGGCAACCCCTTCGAGCCCGCCGAGATCGTCGAGGGCTACGAGGTCAACATCGCCGAGGAGGACCGCGAACCGACCGCACAGGTACGAATCGAACCTGCTGCAGGTGACTAA
- a CDS encoding thiamine pyrophosphate-dependent dehydrogenase E1 component subunit alpha: MAEYDLETETGRREALRRMLTIRAFDEEAGDRFADGEIPGFVHLYIGEEAVGVGTCAALDPDDYIASTHRGHGHCISKGLDPKYMMAELYGKAEGYCNGKGGSMHIADVDAGMLGANGIVGAGPPLATGAALSIDYDDRDQVAVGFLGDGAVAQGQTHEAINLAATWDLPAIFVVENNQYGEGTPVENQHNVDNLSDTAQAYDIPGLTVDGMDVTAVAEAVAEARSRARAGEGPAIVEAKTYRYRGHYEGDEEPYRDDEEIERWKDRDPIDSFKERLIERGELTADEFDEMRADAEETIEEAVEYAQNADQPQPADAYEDMFAETPPEIERFAEAARTRADGGRDRQGGEQP, translated from the coding sequence ATGGCAGAGTACGACCTCGAGACCGAGACGGGACGACGAGAGGCGTTGCGCCGGATGCTGACCATCCGGGCGTTCGACGAGGAGGCGGGGGATCGATTCGCAGACGGCGAGATACCGGGGTTCGTCCACCTCTATATCGGCGAGGAGGCGGTCGGCGTCGGCACCTGCGCGGCGCTGGATCCGGACGACTACATCGCGAGCACCCATCGGGGCCACGGCCACTGCATTTCGAAGGGGCTCGATCCGAAGTACATGATGGCCGAACTCTACGGCAAGGCCGAGGGCTACTGCAACGGCAAGGGCGGCTCGATGCACATCGCGGACGTCGACGCCGGGATGCTCGGCGCGAACGGGATCGTCGGCGCGGGGCCGCCGCTGGCGACCGGCGCGGCGCTGTCGATCGACTACGACGACCGCGATCAGGTCGCGGTCGGCTTCCTCGGCGACGGCGCCGTCGCGCAGGGCCAGACCCACGAGGCGATCAACCTGGCCGCCACGTGGGACCTGCCGGCGATCTTCGTCGTCGAGAACAACCAGTACGGCGAGGGGACGCCGGTCGAGAACCAGCACAACGTCGACAATCTGAGCGACACGGCCCAGGCCTACGACATCCCCGGACTGACCGTCGACGGGATGGACGTCACCGCGGTCGCGGAAGCCGTCGCCGAAGCGCGCTCGAGGGCGCGGGCCGGCGAGGGGCCGGCGATCGTGGAGGCGAAGACGTACCGCTACCGCGGCCACTACGAGGGCGACGAGGAGCCGTACCGCGACGACGAGGAGATCGAGCGCTGGAAGGACCGAGATCCGATCGACTCGTTCAAGGAACGGCTGATCGAGCGCGGCGAACTGACCGCCGACGAGTTCGACGAGATGCGGGCCGACGCCGAGGAAACCATCGAGGAGGCCGTCGAGTACGCCCAGAATGCCGACCAGCCGCAGCCGGCGGACGCTTACGAAGACATGTTCGCCGAAACGCCGCCGGAGATCGAACGATTTGCGGAGGCAGCCAGGACCAGAGCCGACGGCGGTCGCGACCGCCAGGGAGGTGAGCAGCCATGA
- a CDS encoding alpha-ketoacid dehydrogenase subunit beta codes for MTAHAEPERELDLETETMTVREAIRQGLREELERDEDVYLMGEDVGRFGGVLEVTGGLWEEFGDERVRDTPISEAGFMGAATGAAATGTRPVVELMFSDFAGVAMEQIMNQMAKMRYMFGGKAEMPVTVRTTEGGGMGAASQHSGTIHSWIAHFPGLKAVAPGTAASAKGLTKAAIRSNDPVFVFENKMIYEQEGEVPVDDEFTVPIGEAAVEREGEDVTVVATQRLVGESLQTAESLAGDVSVEVIDARSLYPLDVETIAESVRKTGRLIVADESPLSYGTHAEIVARVQEEAFFSLDAPIQRIGTPDTHIPFSPPLEQEVLPSGDDVREAIERVA; via the coding sequence ATGACCGCACACGCGGAACCCGAGCGCGAACTCGATCTCGAGACCGAGACGATGACCGTCCGGGAGGCCATCCGCCAGGGCCTCCGCGAAGAGCTCGAGCGCGACGAGGACGTCTACCTCATGGGCGAGGACGTCGGCCGGTTCGGCGGCGTGCTCGAGGTAACCGGCGGCCTGTGGGAGGAGTTCGGCGACGAACGGGTCCGCGACACGCCGATCAGCGAGGCGGGCTTCATGGGCGCCGCGACGGGCGCGGCGGCGACCGGGACCCGCCCCGTGGTTGAACTCATGTTCTCGGACTTCGCGGGCGTCGCGATGGAACAGATCATGAACCAGATGGCGAAGATGCGCTACATGTTCGGCGGGAAAGCCGAGATGCCGGTCACCGTCCGAACGACCGAGGGCGGCGGGATGGGCGCCGCCAGCCAGCACTCGGGGACGATCCACTCCTGGATTGCGCACTTCCCGGGGCTGAAGGCGGTCGCCCCCGGTACCGCCGCGAGCGCCAAGGGGCTGACGAAGGCCGCGATCCGCTCGAACGACCCGGTCTTCGTCTTCGAGAACAAGATGATCTACGAGCAGGAGGGCGAAGTGCCGGTCGACGACGAGTTTACCGTGCCGATCGGCGAAGCCGCCGTCGAGCGCGAGGGCGAGGACGTCACCGTCGTCGCGACCCAGCGGCTCGTCGGCGAGTCGCTCCAGACCGCCGAGAGCCTGGCCGGCGACGTGAGCGTCGAGGTGATCGACGCCCGCTCGCTGTACCCGCTCGACGTCGAGACGATCGCCGAGAGCGTCCGGAAGACCGGCCGCCTCATCGTCGCCGACGAGAGCCCGCTCTCGTACGGCACTCACGCCGAAATCGTCGCCCGCGTCCAGGAGGAGGCGTTCTTCAGCCTCGACGCGCCGATCCAGCGGATCGGCACGCCGGACACGCACATCCCGTTCAGCCCGCCCCTCGAGCAGGAAGTCCTGCCCTCGGGCGACGACGTCCGCGAGGCCATCGAGCGGGTGGCGTGA
- a CDS encoding NAD(+)/NADH kinase, translating into MGSAVPSVGLIVNPAAGRDVRRLTGGASVVDNHAKRRVAACVLDGLTAVAHDDDRDRDRTLEVRVMPDRAGIADRAIEDAADAEGLEARTLEMPIEGTAADTRRAAARFRDAVDAAVVLGGDGTTRDAAAELGDVPLVAVSTGTNNVVPSAVDGTIAGAAAALVATGAIPGDEVTTRHGIVEARAETPIGERRLTGLAAAEVSAQSFVGTRALVDPADLRGGVVSRAHPGDIGLPAVAGALEPVAPDEPGGVAVRLADPETAPRTVRAVLAPGVTTTVGVESVERLEPGEPVRFDVSDGVVGADGERELEVTDATVDLRPTAAAAGPRLVDVRAALEAGTRVGAFAGDGRVDSSAAKKK; encoded by the coding sequence ATGGGGTCGGCCGTACCGAGCGTCGGCCTGATCGTCAACCCGGCCGCCGGCCGCGACGTCCGCCGCCTCACCGGCGGCGCGAGCGTCGTGGACAACCACGCGAAGCGGCGGGTCGCCGCGTGCGTCCTCGACGGGCTGACCGCGGTCGCGCACGACGACGACCGGGACCGAGACCGCACCCTCGAGGTGCGCGTCATGCCCGACCGCGCGGGGATCGCGGACCGCGCGATCGAGGACGCGGCGGACGCGGAGGGCCTCGAGGCGCGAACGCTCGAGATGCCGATCGAGGGGACGGCGGCCGACACCCGCCGCGCGGCGGCCCGGTTTCGCGACGCGGTCGACGCGGCGGTCGTCCTCGGCGGCGACGGGACGACGCGGGACGCCGCCGCCGAACTCGGGGACGTGCCGCTCGTGGCGGTGTCGACCGGAACGAACAACGTCGTCCCGTCGGCCGTGGACGGGACGATCGCCGGCGCCGCGGCGGCGCTGGTCGCGACCGGCGCGATTCCGGGAGACGAGGTGACGACGCGCCACGGCATCGTCGAAGCGCGGGCCGAGACGCCGATCGGCGAGCGCCGGCTGACGGGACTGGCCGCCGCGGAGGTGTCGGCCCAGTCGTTCGTCGGCACGCGCGCGCTCGTCGATCCCGCCGACCTCCGGGGCGGCGTCGTCTCGCGGGCCCACCCCGGCGACATCGGGCTGCCGGCCGTCGCGGGCGCGCTCGAGCCCGTCGCACCGGACGAGCCGGGCGGCGTCGCCGTCCGACTCGCCGATCCCGAAACTGCGCCCCGAACCGTCCGCGCGGTGCTGGCGCCCGGCGTCACGACGACCGTCGGCGTCGAATCGGTCGAGCGGCTCGAGCCCGGCGAACCGGTTCGGTTCGACGTTTCCGACGGCGTCGTCGGCGCGGACGGCGAGCGCGAACTCGAGGTGACGGACGCGACGGTCGACCTGCGCCCGACGGCTGCGGCGGCGGGGCCACGGCTCGTCGACGTGCGCGCGGCGCTCGAGGCCGGAACGCGAGTCGGGGCCTTCGCCGGGGATGGCAGGGTCGACTCGAGCGCCGCGAAAAAGAAGTGA
- a CDS encoding 2-oxo acid dehydrogenase subunit E2, with protein MGYIVRMPKLGLEMESGELLEWHVDEGASVSEGDLVAEVESEKSIGEVDAREDGVLRRTYLSAGESVPPGTPIGIVAPSEADIGDLEAEAKADLEGDAAEADAAEADAGGGAEPEATANGAGAGASTGHATGGRSGTEAGNEIKASPRARERAEELGVDLATVDGTGYQGSITENDVERAAETADGETAGGATSAADVDASPRARRRAEELGVDLATVEGTGYQGAVTEADVEAAAAAADEAGGGASRTLAEERPFDGMRRTIASRLGESYREAVHVTVHREADAEALLSAAAAADDSLETDVSVQDVLLRAVSATLEEHPAFNATFEDDVHELWEEHNVGIAVDVEQGLIAPVLSDVGSKSLAEIADDRRTLVERATGGDYTMDDLRGGTFTVTNLGVLGVESFDPIINPPQVAILGVDAIEEQPVRAGGSSDDGDAPDLEWRRYLPFDLSFDHRVVDGADAARFLETLVEHVEDPWPLLPDEVRDAADRGAATRTGAGTASDPTDAPADTEMPGRTVTATNPDELRGRIEAGSFEWSYDEPAAEGGTETGPTPVDVFLGGLASCLSLSTRFQAEKRDVSVGEISVTTDATPETGSVERIEATIHIASDADDDTVERIVTLAERGCHVSQLLREDLELDLSWDRI; from the coding sequence ATGGGATACATCGTCAGGATGCCGAAGCTCGGGCTCGAGATGGAGTCGGGAGAGCTACTCGAGTGGCACGTCGACGAGGGAGCATCGGTCTCGGAGGGCGACCTCGTCGCCGAAGTCGAGTCCGAAAAGAGCATCGGCGAGGTCGACGCCCGCGAAGACGGCGTCCTCAGACGGACCTACCTCTCGGCGGGGGAGAGCGTTCCGCCGGGGACGCCCATCGGCATCGTCGCCCCGTCAGAGGCCGACATCGGCGACCTCGAGGCCGAGGCGAAAGCCGATCTCGAGGGTGACGCCGCCGAGGCCGACGCCGCCGAGGCCGACGCGGGAGGCGGCGCCGAGCCCGAAGCAACGGCGAACGGCGCCGGGGCTGGGGCGAGTACCGGACACGCTACCGGCGGACGCAGCGGTACCGAGGCGGGCAACGAAATCAAGGCGTCGCCGCGGGCACGCGAGCGCGCCGAGGAACTCGGCGTGGACCTCGCAACCGTCGACGGAACCGGGTATCAGGGGTCGATCACCGAAAACGACGTCGAGCGGGCCGCCGAGACGGCCGACGGCGAAACCGCCGGGGGAGCGACATCGGCCGCCGACGTCGACGCCTCGCCCCGCGCCCGTCGCCGGGCCGAGGAACTCGGCGTGGACCTCGCGACGGTCGAGGGAACGGGCTATCAGGGCGCCGTCACCGAGGCCGACGTCGAGGCCGCCGCTGCCGCGGCGGACGAAGCTGGTGGCGGCGCGTCGCGCACCCTCGCTGAAGAGCGTCCCTTCGACGGCATGCGCCGAACCATCGCCTCGCGGCTCGGCGAGAGCTACCGCGAGGCCGTCCACGTCACCGTCCACCGGGAGGCCGACGCCGAGGCGCTGCTGTCCGCCGCCGCGGCCGCCGACGATTCCCTCGAGACGGACGTCTCCGTGCAAGACGTGCTCCTCCGGGCCGTCTCGGCGACGCTCGAGGAACACCCGGCGTTCAACGCGACGTTCGAGGACGACGTCCACGAGCTGTGGGAGGAGCACAACGTCGGCATCGCCGTCGACGTCGAGCAGGGGCTCATCGCGCCGGTGCTGTCGGACGTCGGCTCGAAGTCGCTGGCCGAGATCGCCGACGACCGCCGGACGCTGGTCGAGCGCGCGACGGGCGGCGACTACACGATGGACGACCTGCGGGGCGGGACGTTCACGGTGACGAACCTCGGCGTCCTCGGCGTCGAGTCGTTCGATCCGATCATCAACCCGCCCCAGGTCGCGATCCTCGGCGTCGACGCGATCGAGGAGCAGCCGGTTCGCGCCGGCGGCAGCAGCGACGACGGCGACGCCCCCGACCTCGAGTGGCGCCGCTACCTCCCGTTCGACCTCTCGTTCGACCACCGCGTCGTCGACGGCGCCGACGCCGCGCGCTTCCTCGAGACGCTCGTCGAGCACGTCGAAGACCCGTGGCCGCTGCTGCCGGACGAGGTTCGGGACGCGGCCGACCGCGGGGCGGCGACCCGGACGGGAGCGGGGACCGCAAGCGATCCGACCGACGCTCCCGCCGACACGGAGATGCCCGGACGGACCGTCACGGCGACGAATCCCGACGAACTGCGGGGCCGCATCGAGGCGGGGTCGTTCGAGTGGAGCTACGACGAACCCGCCGCGGAAGGCGGCACCGAAACCGGACCGACGCCGGTCGACGTCTTCCTCGGCGGCCTGGCCTCGTGTCTCTCCCTGAGTACTCGGTTTCAGGCCGAAAAGCGCGACGTGTCGGTCGGCGAGATCTCGGTCACGACGGACGCGACCCCCGAGACCGGCTCGGTCGAGCGCATCGAGGCGACGATTCACATAGCGTCCGACGCGGACGACGACACCGTCGAGCGTATCGTCACCCTCGCCGAGCGGGGCTGTCACGTCTCGCAACTGCTCCGCGAGGACCTGGAACTGGACCTGTCCTGGGATCGGATCTGA